The Peribacillus simplex genome contains a region encoding:
- a CDS encoding ATP-grasp domain-containing protein: MKPSDFHCWIVVNGYLQHDKFSSLALFIKEAAERKGIMTALIRNSDLIPIIEKGEPLLKGAFDRLPDFVLFMDKDIHLARHLELLGIPVYNSSTAIDICDSKAKTHQALTRHGIPMPKTIFPPFTYEGIERVNMDAFIQIGNELGYPLVVKEAYGSFGEQVYLIQTEDELLKTIRNIGHKPFILQEFIEHSKGRDIRVNVVGNQVIAAMQRHSEQDFRANMTAGGKAAPYIPTSEEAQLAIRCAQILGADFAGVDLLFGEEGPLLCEVNSNSHLLNIYECTGINIADSMFDYILKELGKGSASDEKTSRLVDL; encoded by the coding sequence ATGAAACCTTCAGATTTCCACTGTTGGATTGTCGTTAATGGCTATTTACAGCATGATAAGTTTTCCAGTTTGGCTTTGTTCATTAAAGAGGCGGCTGAAAGGAAAGGTATCATGACAGCCCTTATCCGCAATTCAGATCTCATTCCCATTATCGAAAAAGGAGAGCCACTGCTTAAAGGAGCCTTTGATAGGCTGCCTGATTTTGTCCTGTTCATGGATAAGGACATTCATTTGGCGCGCCATTTGGAATTGCTCGGCATCCCCGTATATAACAGCAGTACAGCAATCGATATTTGCGACAGCAAAGCAAAAACACATCAAGCATTGACGAGGCATGGCATACCGATGCCAAAAACCATATTTCCTCCTTTTACGTATGAAGGGATTGAGAGGGTCAATATGGATGCTTTCATACAAATCGGCAATGAACTTGGATATCCCCTTGTCGTTAAGGAAGCATACGGTTCTTTTGGGGAGCAAGTATATTTAATCCAAACAGAGGATGAGTTACTAAAAACGATCCGTAATATTGGCCACAAACCATTTATACTCCAGGAATTCATCGAGCATAGTAAAGGTCGGGATATTCGTGTGAATGTCGTGGGCAATCAAGTCATAGCAGCGATGCAACGCCATTCCGAGCAAGACTTCAGAGCTAATATGACTGCCGGGGGGAAGGCTGCACCCTATATACCCACCAGTGAAGAAGCACAACTTGCCATCCGATGTGCACAAATTCTGGGTGCCGACTTCGCTGGCGTCGATTTGTTGTTCGGTGAAGAAGGTCCGCTTTTGTGCGAAGTGAATTCGAATTCGCATTTACTGAATATTTATGAATGTACAGGCATCAACATCGCTGATAGCATGTTCGATTATATCTTGAAAGAATTAGGAAAAGGAAGTGCATCTGATGAAAAAACAAGCAGGCTGGTTGATTTATAA
- a CDS encoding ATP-grasp domain-containing protein yields the protein MKKQAGWLIYNREDALKNKGYIDWMLEEASKLDLDLHFHFREDIRIGHRFNELYVEHGTQPISLPDFAIVRTIDPFFTKQLEQLGIACFNSSFVSEIANDKAKTHQYLSSLGIPMADTVYCNGRPSADDMEFPFIAKETRGRGGKQVYLIEHADDLAELNDGNWIVQKPGLFGRDIRVFVVGKKVKAAVLRESASSFKANYTLGGSASLYELTASELALVERVMRSFDFGLVGIDFIFAEDGSLMLNEIEDVVGSRTLSALSDMNIVQEYLTFIKERISS from the coding sequence ATGAAAAAACAAGCAGGCTGGTTGATTTATAACCGTGAGGATGCCTTGAAAAATAAGGGATACATAGATTGGATGCTTGAAGAAGCAAGTAAGCTTGATCTTGACTTACACTTTCACTTTCGGGAAGACATTAGGATCGGTCATCGTTTCAACGAGTTGTACGTGGAACATGGGACACAGCCAATTTCATTGCCGGACTTTGCTATCGTCCGGACCATCGACCCTTTTTTCACTAAGCAACTTGAGCAACTGGGGATCGCTTGCTTTAACTCCTCCTTCGTATCGGAAATCGCGAACGACAAAGCAAAGACGCATCAATATTTGTCCTCGCTCGGGATTCCAATGGCCGATACCGTATATTGTAACGGAAGGCCGAGTGCCGATGACATGGAGTTCCCTTTCATTGCTAAAGAAACACGTGGCCGCGGCGGGAAACAAGTATATTTAATCGAGCATGCCGATGATCTTGCCGAACTGAATGATGGAAACTGGATAGTCCAAAAACCTGGCTTATTCGGAAGGGATATCCGCGTCTTTGTGGTTGGGAAAAAAGTGAAGGCTGCTGTACTTAGGGAATCCGCTTCCAGTTTCAAGGCAAATTATACGCTGGGCGGATCGGCTTCTCTATATGAGCTGACTGCTTCTGAATTAGCCCTTGTCGAAAGAGTTATGAGGTCGTTTGATTTTGGCCTGGTCGGTATCGATTTCATATTTGCGGAAGATGGCAGCCTCATGCTCAACGAAATCGAGGATGTCGTCGGCAGCCGGACATTAAGTGCACTAAGTGATATGAATATCGTGCAAGAGTACCTTACATTCATAAAAGAAAGAATATCGTCCTAA